In Lentilitoribacter sp. Alg239-R112, the genomic stretch AAAATCACGAATTAGCGTCGTTAATTTTGGAGGTGGACTAGGCGGTGGCCCGAATGGTGGAATGGGTGGTTTTCATTCGACAGATAGACATCCGAATTACCCAAAAGAACCTTATGTTGATTTGAACGAAGATGAATATACCTCTGAACCAAACCCAGATTCACCGTGGGGAGATGGCGGGAAAAACGAAGAACACAAAACATCAAAAACAAATCAGGTCAGCGACCAATATAAACGAAAATAGATTTTTTTGTTGTCACAAATGGGCTGAAATGCTAGCTCCACCTCAATTAAACCATCAATAAGCCTATTACCTCTGATATGCTTTTCCAAAACTAAGCCAAACAAGGATAATTAAATGTCGGATAAACCAGCTGAAAATAACGCTGCAAATGGTGAAGCTGCTGCTGCGCCATCACTAAATGTCCTAACTCAGTACGTCAAAGACCTTTCATTTGAAAACCCGGGCGCGCCTAAATCTCTTGGCCCAAAGGAAAAAGCTCCAGACATTAACATTAATGTAAATGTGAATGCTAATCCGCTTTCAGAAACAGATTTTGATGTTGTACTTAACCTTACAGCTGACGCCAAAGATGGCAAAGACACCTTATTCCACATTGATTTGGTTTATGGCGGTGTTTTCCGTATTGAAAACTTCCCGCAAGAACATGTTCTTCCTGTTCTTTTCATTGAGTGCCCACGTCTTTTATTCCCATTTGCACGTCAGATCGTTGCAGATGCATCACGTAATGGTGGTTTCCCACCATTGATGATCGATCCAATTGA encodes the following:
- the secB gene encoding protein-export chaperone SecB; translation: MSDKPAENNAANGEAAAAPSLNVLTQYVKDLSFENPGAPKSLGPKEKAPDININVNVNANPLSETDFDVVLNLTADAKDGKDTLFHIDLVYGGVFRIENFPQEHVLPVLFIECPRLLFPFARQIVADASRNGGFPPLMIDPIDFAQMFQQRMAEEQAKQKVEAPKAN